Proteins co-encoded in one Thermoanaerobaculia bacterium genomic window:
- a CDS encoding RNA polymerase sigma factor: MLDFATLYAEHARDVQRFALFLSGDPALADDITSETFIRAWGAQDRFDLASVRGYLLAIARNLHLHEMRRHRARPGLPLDAEGSLELATEEVSPERRATARSELSRVLAELQKLPEVDRAALLMRAEDQLPYDEIARALGLSLSATKVKIHRARLRLAEARQVDSRMETP, encoded by the coding sequence ATGCTCGATTTCGCCACGCTCTACGCCGAACATGCCCGCGACGTGCAGCGCTTCGCGCTGTTTCTCTCGGGCGATCCGGCGCTCGCCGACGACATCACCTCCGAGACCTTCATCCGAGCCTGGGGAGCGCAGGACCGCTTCGATCTCGCGAGCGTCCGGGGCTATCTCCTCGCCATCGCGCGCAACCTCCACCTGCACGAGATGCGCCGTCACCGCGCGCGCCCCGGCCTCCCCCTCGACGCGGAGGGCTCGCTCGAGCTCGCCACCGAGGAAGTGTCGCCCGAGCGCCGGGCCACGGCGCGCAGTGAGCTTTCCCGGGTCCTTGCTGAGCTCCAGAAGCTGCCGGAGGTCGACCGCGCCGCGCTCCTCATGCGGGCCGAGGATCAGCTCCCGTACGACGAGATCGCTCGCGCCCTCGGCCTCAGTCTTTCCGCCACGAAGGTGAAGATCCATCGCGCGCGCCTTCGCCTCGCCGAGGCGCGCCAGGTTGACTCGAGAATGGAGACCCCGTGA
- a CDS encoding 4Fe-4S dicluster domain-containing protein, producing MARFGMVIDTKRCVGCMDCVVACKTENQVPEGFNRDWITTEVRGKFPTLSMETRTERCNHCDNPPCVTCCPTGASHVEEFGKIVLVTHDLCIGCKACLASCPYDARFIHPEGYADKCTFCIHRVKEGKDPACVAVCPTRCMHFGDLDDPQSEVSRLLAARVHHALIPEAGTKPRIFYLT from the coding sequence ATGGCTCGCTTCGGCATGGTGATCGACACCAAGCGCTGCGTCGGCTGCATGGATTGCGTCGTCGCCTGCAAGACCGAGAATCAGGTGCCCGAAGGGTTCAACCGCGACTGGATCACGACCGAGGTGCGCGGCAAGTTCCCGACCCTCTCGATGGAGACCCGCACCGAGCGCTGCAACCACTGCGACAACCCGCCGTGCGTGACCTGCTGTCCGACCGGCGCCTCGCATGTCGAAGAGTTCGGCAAGATCGTCCTCGTCACCCACGACCTGTGCATCGGCTGCAAGGCCTGCCTCGCCTCCTGCCCCTACGACGCGCGCTTCATCCACCCGGAGGGTTACGCCGACAAGTGCACGTTCTGCATCCACCGGGTGAAGGAGGGCAAGGACCCCGCCTGCGTCGCGGTCTGCCCGACCCGCTGCATGCATTTCGGCGACCTCGACGACCCCCAGTCGGAGGTCTCCCGCCTGCTCGCCGCGCGCGTCCACCACGCGCTCATTCCCGAAGCCGGCACGAAGCCGCGTATCTTCTATCTGACCTGA
- a CDS encoding molybdopterin-dependent oxidoreductase → MTILSRRRFLQIGAGAAGAGAAAAFTPGTPAWAGFFGPAQPGDRIETVPTYCDLCFWKCGAIATKKNGRLWKIEGNPADPLSRGRLCPRGTGGVGTYYDTDRLRSPLLRKKNRGEDDWVEVTWDEALEFIAEKLQKLKAEHGPEALAFFSHGIGGNFLKHTFKAFGTPNLVAPSYAQCRGPRDVGFQLTFGEEISTPERTDISKARCLVLVGSHLGENMHNSQVQEFAEAIGAGATVIVVDPRFSVAAGKAKHYLPIKPGTDIALLLAWMNVLVAENLYDREFVETHGFGFDAFRAEIAAYTPEWAYPITTIEPEAIRATAREMARHRPATLLHPGRHVTWYGDDAQRSRAIALVNALLGNWGREGGFYFPASFALAKYPYPPYPHGERGAVDNPDAKYPFADLGLTNGIRAATISGAPYPIKGWFVYATNLLQALPNQEETIRAIQALDLMVVVDVVPSEIAGWADVVLPESVYLERYDDFNTEAFREPFVSLRQPVMEAPDDQRPNWWIARELAGKLGLGAFYPWTNVEEYLEARLAGTGLTLAEMKKKGVVVGPHRPINVEEGHALEFPTPSGKVEFWSTQLAEKGFDAVPKYTPHAEPPAGYFRLLFGRAPVHTFSRTQTNPLLHEAMPENEVWIHSDVARRWGLENGKPVRLVNQDGVVSLPVKVKATERIRTDCVYMVHGFGHIAKGLKRTAGRGASDAQLISRYAVDPLMGGTGMNVNFVTFQPAAGEEA, encoded by the coding sequence ATGACGATCCTCTCGCGACGACGTTTTCTGCAGATCGGTGCCGGGGCCGCAGGGGCGGGCGCGGCAGCGGCCTTCACCCCCGGGACGCCGGCTTGGGCCGGCTTCTTCGGACCCGCGCAACCGGGTGATCGCATCGAAACAGTCCCCACCTACTGCGACCTCTGCTTCTGGAAATGCGGCGCGATCGCCACCAAGAAGAACGGCCGGCTGTGGAAGATCGAGGGTAACCCGGCCGATCCGCTTTCGCGCGGCCGGCTCTGCCCGCGCGGCACCGGCGGCGTCGGGACCTACTACGACACCGACCGCCTGCGCTCGCCCCTCCTGCGCAAGAAGAACCGCGGCGAGGACGATTGGGTCGAGGTGACCTGGGACGAGGCGCTCGAGTTCATCGCCGAGAAGCTTCAGAAGCTCAAGGCCGAGCACGGGCCGGAAGCGCTCGCCTTCTTCAGCCACGGCATCGGCGGCAATTTTCTCAAGCACACCTTCAAGGCGTTCGGAACGCCGAATCTCGTCGCGCCCTCCTACGCCCAGTGCCGCGGGCCGCGCGATGTCGGCTTCCAGTTGACGTTCGGCGAGGAGATTTCGACCCCGGAACGGACCGACATCTCGAAGGCCCGCTGCCTGGTTCTCGTCGGCTCCCATCTCGGCGAGAACATGCACAACAGCCAGGTGCAGGAGTTCGCCGAGGCGATCGGCGCGGGCGCCACGGTGATCGTCGTGGACCCCCGATTCTCGGTGGCCGCGGGCAAGGCGAAGCACTACCTGCCGATCAAGCCGGGCACCGACATCGCCCTGCTCCTCGCCTGGATGAACGTGCTGGTCGCCGAGAACCTCTACGACCGCGAGTTCGTCGAGACCCATGGCTTCGGCTTCGACGCCTTCCGGGCCGAGATCGCCGCCTACACGCCGGAGTGGGCCTACCCGATCACCACCATCGAGCCCGAGGCGATCCGCGCCACCGCGCGCGAGATGGCGCGGCATCGTCCGGCGACGTTGCTCCATCCCGGACGGCATGTCACCTGGTACGGCGACGACGCGCAGCGCAGCCGGGCCATCGCCCTGGTGAACGCGTTGCTCGGAAACTGGGGCAGGGAGGGCGGCTTCTACTTTCCGGCCTCGTTCGCCCTTGCGAAGTACCCCTATCCCCCCTACCCGCACGGCGAGCGCGGCGCCGTCGACAATCCGGATGCGAAGTACCCGTTCGCGGACCTCGGGCTGACCAACGGCATCCGCGCCGCGACGATCTCCGGGGCGCCCTATCCGATCAAGGGCTGGTTCGTCTACGCGACGAACCTGCTGCAGGCGCTGCCCAACCAGGAGGAGACGATCCGCGCCATCCAGGCGCTCGATCTCATGGTGGTCGTCGACGTCGTGCCGTCGGAGATCGCTGGCTGGGCCGACGTCGTTCTGCCCGAATCGGTCTATCTCGAGCGCTACGACGATTTCAACACCGAGGCGTTCCGCGAGCCTTTCGTCTCGCTGCGCCAGCCGGTCATGGAAGCCCCCGACGACCAGCGCCCGAACTGGTGGATCGCGCGCGAGCTGGCGGGAAAGCTCGGGCTCGGCGCTTTCTATCCGTGGACGAACGTCGAGGAGTACCTCGAGGCGCGCCTCGCAGGCACCGGACTCACGCTGGCGGAGATGAAGAAGAAGGGAGTCGTGGTCGGGCCGCATCGCCCGATCAACGTCGAAGAGGGCCACGCTCTCGAGTTCCCGACGCCCTCGGGAAAGGTCGAATTCTGGTCGACGCAGCTCGCCGAGAAGGGGTTCGACGCGGTGCCGAAGTACACCCCGCACGCCGAGCCGCCGGCCGGCTACTTCCGCCTGCTCTTCGGCCGCGCTCCGGTCCACACCTTCTCCCGCACCCAGACGAATCCGCTGCTGCATGAGGCCATGCCGGAGAACGAGGTCTGGATCCATTCCGACGTCGCCCGCCGCTGGGGGCTCGAGAACGGGAAGCCCGTGCGGCTGGTGAACCAGGACGGCGTCGTGTCGCTGCCGGTCAAGGTCAAGGCGACCGAGCGCATCCGCACCGACTGCGTCTACATGGTGCACGGTTTCGGACATATCGCGAAGGGGTTGAAGCGCACGGCAGGCAGGGGAGCGTCCGATGCGCAGCTGATCTCGCGCTATGCCGTCGATCCGCTGATGGGCGGCACCGGCATGAACGTCAACTTCGTCACCTTCCAGCCGGCCGCCGGCGAGGAGGCCTGA
- a CDS encoding zf-HC2 domain-containing protein encodes MNLDPAVIQDLLPLYLAGEASPATRKLVEEHLAANPDLARLARAASDPELSRFGGPTTLPTPSAGKSALDATRRLLRRRSWLMGCAIFTTVLPFSVQGNQNGIQFFLLRDAPATATVSFVLASLLWVAFWRVSRRLRVTGL; translated from the coding sequence ATGAACCTCGATCCCGCCGTGATCCAGGACCTCCTGCCGCTCTACCTCGCCGGTGAGGCGAGTCCGGCGACGCGCAAGCTCGTCGAGGAGCACCTTGCCGCAAACCCGGACCTGGCGCGCCTGGCGCGTGCCGCCTCCGACCCGGAGCTCTCCCGATTCGGTGGGCCCACCACTCTTCCGACGCCGAGCGCCGGGAAGTCGGCGCTCGACGCCACCCGCCGGCTCCTTCGTCGCCGGTCCTGGCTCATGGGTTGCGCGATCTTCACCACCGTTCTGCCGTTCTCCGTTCAAGGCAACCAGAACGGGATCCAGTTTTTCCTCCTGCGTGATGCGCCCGCGACCGCGACGGTGTCGTTCGTCCTTGCCTCCCTGCTGTGGGTCGCCTTCTGGCGTGTCTCGCGGCGGCTCCGGGTGACCGGCCTCTAG